A region from the Paludicola sp. MB14-C6 genome encodes:
- a CDS encoding DUF262 domain-containing protein, which produces MDKDIYSFYELVQKYKVKVPIIQRDYAQGREKNVVICENFLRAIKESIRSNKTIDLDFIYGNVEDDVFLPLDGQQRLTTLFLLHWYAFIREVTDDFAKENLKKFSYETRLSSRRFCEALLENSVLVDASCDSVSGQILDSKWFFISWKNDSTIRAMLRTIDTIHSVFRGVDNIWNSLVNSKNVVFHLLILENFGLSDDLYIKMNARGRLLTPFENLKAEIQDKSSKCNWEEDKNELDKFSYKIDEMWTNFLWHNFKKCNSVDNAHMNFITTIVMAKLSTGQILKGAERIDVIRKLNENNSDRELIKYIDKDTFNYIYDAYELYCNLYDVNDLPSLNIDMWRHTPEHNLLYQILLGYNTSYTHKVLFYAQTEYLLKNRVVNQELYCEWMRVVRNIVSRADLTADGKRSDRVRSPEAFYGAINLVRELAAGCSNIYSHLINKDISSSYEREQVKEEIIKAKIINRNPEQKELIFKTEDNEILRGKISFALECANFKDSANEIDFKLLEKVQKVFEKYFNRELDNNNREFDKFRRAMLTIDVNGKYQYYNYWWSYWYAGEAEKRKLFPLFREIEYFIGLDDFKPYFKKLITQLISKNYNEIISGFVKPDSMENWQYRLIKEENLLFNCDCKYIAISQDRTYCYLLKSKRPSDTDGSKRIK; this is translated from the coding sequence ATGGATAAGGATATATATTCTTTTTATGAATTAGTACAAAAATACAAAGTAAAAGTTCCTATTATTCAAAGAGACTATGCACAAGGAAGAGAAAAGAATGTAGTAATATGTGAAAATTTTCTCAGAGCAATAAAAGAAAGCATTAGAAGCAATAAGACTATAGATTTGGATTTTATATATGGCAATGTAGAGGATGATGTATTTTTACCTCTAGATGGTCAACAACGACTTACAACGCTATTTTTACTTCATTGGTATGCTTTTATTAGAGAAGTAACCGATGATTTCGCTAAAGAAAACTTAAAAAAGTTTTCATACGAAACAAGATTGTCTTCTCGTCGTTTTTGTGAAGCCTTATTAGAAAATTCAGTTCTTGTGGATGCTTCATGCGATTCGGTAAGCGGACAAATTCTTGATTCAAAATGGTTTTTTATATCTTGGAAAAATGACTCTACTATAAGAGCTATGTTAAGAACCATTGATACTATTCACTCTGTTTTTAGAGGTGTGGATAATATTTGGAATTCACTTGTAAATAGCAAAAATGTTGTGTTCCATCTTTTAATACTTGAAAACTTTGGACTATCTGATGATCTGTATATAAAAATGAATGCTCGAGGTAGGTTACTGACACCTTTCGAAAACTTGAAAGCAGAGATCCAAGATAAGTCCTCAAAATGCAATTGGGAAGAGGATAAGAATGAATTAGATAAATTTTCATACAAAATAGATGAAATGTGGACGAATTTTTTGTGGCATAATTTCAAGAAGTGTAATTCTGTAGACAATGCACATATGAATTTCATAACAACTATTGTTATGGCAAAATTATCGACAGGTCAGATATTAAAAGGTGCCGAACGTATTGATGTTATAAGAAAGCTTAATGAAAATAATTCTGATAGAGAACTTATAAAATACATTGATAAGGATACTTTTAATTATATTTATGATGCTTATGAATTGTATTGTAATTTGTATGACGTCAATGATTTGCCTTCTCTAAATATTGATATGTGGAGACATACACCTGAACATAATCTTCTTTATCAAATTTTACTTGGGTATAACACCTCTTATACTCACAAAGTATTGTTTTATGCACAAACGGAATATTTATTGAAGAATAGAGTTGTTAACCAAGAACTATATTGTGAATGGATGAGAGTCGTAAGAAACATTGTTTCTCGTGCAGACCTTACTGCAGATGGTAAAAGAAGTGATAGAGTAAGAAGTCCAGAAGCTTTTTATGGTGCCATTAATCTAGTCAGAGAACTTGCAGCAGGTTGCAGTAATATTTATAGCCATTTGATAAATAAAGACATATCATCTTCTTATGAACGTGAACAAGTGAAAGAAGAAATTATTAAAGCGAAAATAATAAATCGTAACCCTGAACAAAAAGAATTAATATTTAAAACTGAAGATAATGAAATTCTGAGGGGTAAAATTTCTTTCGCATTGGAATGTGCAAATTTTAAAGATAGTGCTAATGAGATTGATTTTAAGTTACTTGAAAAAGTTCAAAAAGTTTTTGAAAAATATTTTAACAGAGAATTGGACAATAACAACAGAGAATTTGATAAGTTCAGACGTGCAATGCTTACAATAGATGTCAATGGAAAATATCAGTACTACAATTATTGGTGGTCTTATTGGTATGCCGGGGAAGCTGAAAAGAGAAAGTTATTTCCGTTATTTAGAGAAATTGAATATTTTATAGGTTTAGATGATTTTAAGCCATATTTTAAAAAGTTAATTACTCAACTCATTTCTAAAAATTATAATGAAATAATCTCAGGGTTTGTTAAGCCAGATAGTATGGAAAATTGGCAATATAGACTAATCAAAGAGGAAAATTTGCTATTCAACTGTGATTGTAAATATATTGCGATTTCTCAAGATAGAACATACTGTTATTTACTGAAAAGCAAACGACCATCTGATACTGACGGAAGCAAAAGAATAAAATAG
- a CDS encoding GNAT family N-acetyltransferase — protein MKIKRLEYNSLLWEKAIEFAENCSWIAGKHIAGMLRENRFFDWEAFFVATEGDNIIGYCSFLKEDYYPENRYFPWISSVFVDENMRGHRVSHKMIETAIVYAKEHGFTKVYIPSDMKGFYEKCGFRPIDKLKNYGGDIDTIFIREI, from the coding sequence GTGAAAATAAAACGTTTAGAATATAATAGTTTACTGTGGGAAAAGGCAATTGAATTTGCTGAAAATTGTTCCTGGATTGCCGGTAAACATATTGCAGGGATGTTAAGAGAAAATCGATTTTTCGACTGGGAAGCCTTTTTTGTAGCAACTGAGGGTGATAATATTATTGGTTATTGTTCGTTCTTAAAGGAAGATTATTACCCTGAAAATAGATATTTTCCATGGATTAGTAGTGTTTTTGTAGACGAAAACATGCGGGGACATAGAGTGAGTCATAAAATGATAGAAACAGCTATTGTATATGCTAAAGAACATGGATTTACAAAAGTGTATATTCCATCCGATATGAAAGGCTTTTATGAAAAATGCGGTTTTAGACCAATTGATAAGTTAAAGAATTATGGTGGAGATATCGATACTATATTTATACGAGAAATATAG
- a CDS encoding GNAT family N-acetyltransferase, with amino-acid sequence MQIVAHTMEYTGGEIFCELDVANYTVDDYAEYKRVYEECFFDMRTALELQPVNCCDSNDILLGKATQIFILREDGIFVGSVAIYGNEIDDLVVSKESQNRGYGKKLLLFAVSKMQKSQVNSIMLHVADWNKNAINLYLNNEFIISKTETIN; translated from the coding sequence ATGCAAATCGTTGCTCATACAATGGAATATACTGGCGGAGAAATTTTTTGTGAGTTGGACGTTGCCAACTACACTGTTGACGATTATGCCGAATACAAGCGTGTATATGAAGAATGCTTTTTCGATATGAGAACTGCATTAGAGCTTCAACCTGTTAATTGTTGTGATAGCAATGATATACTTTTAGGAAAAGCAACCCAAATATTTATACTAAGAGAAGATGGTATATTCGTTGGCTCTGTTGCAATTTACGGTAATGAAATTGATGACCTTGTTGTATCGAAAGAATCTCAGAATCGAGGTTATGGAAAGAAATTGTTGCTATTTGCTGTTTCTAAAATGCAAAAAAGTCAGGTTAATTCAATAATGCTTCATGTGGCTGATTGGAATAAAAACGCTATAAATTTATATTTAAACAATGAATTTATAATTTCGAAAACAGAAACGATTAACTAA
- a CDS encoding GNAT family N-acetyltransferase: MELTLDLKNMGYSLIDTSEADLDDFIGVDIKSHSKYIVEHSNFFGEWNKDILVNAFYCKRKLTFFKKLLLNDEVVGFLGYDQKEDKIDNVYIRIIDKAQNKGIGTLFLSYLMKLSKRLCKPVFIVAIKTNPAQNLYKRLGFEFYKEKDVFYFFRYCPR; the protein is encoded by the coding sequence ATGGAATTAACGTTGGATTTAAAAAATATGGGCTATTCTTTAATAGACACAAGTGAAGCCGACTTAGATGACTTTATAGGTGTCGATATAAAATCACATAGTAAATATATTGTTGAGCATAGTAACTTTTTTGGCGAATGGAATAAAGATATTCTGGTTAACGCTTTTTATTGTAAAAGAAAACTAACATTTTTCAAAAAGTTGCTTTTAAATGACGAAGTAGTGGGCTTTTTGGGTTATGACCAGAAAGAAGATAAAATTGACAATGTATACATTCGTATCATTGATAAGGCTCAAAATAAAGGAATAGGTACATTGTTTTTATCATATTTAATGAAACTATCTAAGAGGCTTTGCAAACCAGTATTTATTGTGGCAATTAAAACAAATCCTGCACAAAATTTATATAAGCGATTAGGATTTGAATTTTATAAAGAAAAAGATGTATTTTACTTTTTTAGATATTGCCCTCGATAA
- a CDS encoding DUF952 domain-containing protein, producing MILHCMKKSTWEEVKNKNIWGKELIEKEGFIHCSTIEYFWRVAPNFKGIKDEMVLLCIDEENLISKVCYEDGDNCGRFYPHIYGVINNSSVIKVLPFLRSNDGKFIKNIELAHIEDK from the coding sequence ATGATTTTACATTGCATGAAAAAGTCTACATGGGAAGAAGTGAAAAATAAAAACATATGGGGCAAAGAACTTATTGAGAAAGAAGGGTTTATCCATTGTAGCACTATTGAATATTTTTGGAGAGTAGCACCCAACTTTAAAGGAATTAAAGATGAGATGGTTTTGCTTTGTATAGATGAAGAAAATTTAATTTCAAAAGTGTGTTATGAAGATGGTGATAATTGTGGTCGTTTCTACCCACATATTTATGGTGTAATAAATAATAGTTCTGTAATTAAAGTGTTGCCTTTTTTGCGTAGTAATGATGGAAAGTTTATAAAAAATATAGAATTAGCCCATATTGAAGATAAGTGA
- a CDS encoding RES domain-containing protein translates to MSIKDFILDLSKVNKSENVFSTPKHINEDSAYLSELSKIYNEIERVALQHHWACLINETKAIKRAVKQYYDGRIDLSLQLIGKIIKELKQVPYICTAFNNCCAFNNNIPINIRNYNNVSLYRARTGIPDNFEDISSMYHIPFNKREKVRSQRFSIPGFPCLYLGKSVYTCWMELSQPSDSEFYVSRVTVDDCIRIFNLSVNFYDLEKLCDALKSDTLEDVHSIYRGVTTEEFILNYTKLWILCLACSFKVKEANRQFKSDYIVPQLVMLALKRYHIPAIAYLGKTFCEDEPYHNFAKLNLNVAIIMDGKDTFIYKKNKCEFSELMKKIQLSYPINYSQFKNLKNFRSSEKGESDNAQDNPQCFVNHHIKIAGTYKSYDHTYFCEFERYIDIIQKKCTCEVKS, encoded by the coding sequence TTGAGCATAAAGGACTTTATTTTAGATTTATCTAAAGTTAATAAGAGCGAGAATGTTTTTTCTACACCAAAGCACATAAATGAAGATTCTGCATATCTCAGTGAATTATCAAAAATTTATAATGAAATAGAAAGAGTTGCATTACAACATCATTGGGCTTGTTTAATTAACGAAACCAAGGCTATTAAAAGAGCTGTTAAACAGTACTATGACGGTAGAATTGATTTGTCTTTGCAGTTAATTGGAAAGATAATTAAAGAGCTCAAGCAGGTTCCCTATATATGCACGGCATTTAATAATTGCTGTGCATTTAACAACAATATTCCTATTAATATAAGAAATTACAACAATGTTAGCTTATATCGAGCTAGGACAGGGATACCTGATAATTTTGAAGACATCTCATCTATGTATCATATCCCATTTAATAAGAGAGAGAAAGTCAGAAGTCAAAGATTCAGTATTCCTGGTTTTCCGTGTCTTTATTTGGGCAAAAGTGTTTATACCTGTTGGATGGAACTGAGTCAGCCATCTGATTCGGAGTTTTATGTTTCTAGAGTAACTGTTGACGACTGTATAAGAATATTTAACTTATCTGTTAATTTTTATGACTTAGAAAAGCTTTGCGACGCTTTAAAGAGTGACACGTTAGAAGACGTCCATTCAATATATAGGGGTGTAACGACCGAAGAATTTATACTAAATTATACAAAATTATGGATCTTATGTTTAGCATGCTCGTTTAAGGTAAAAGAAGCAAATAGACAGTTTAAATCTGATTATATTGTTCCACAATTAGTAATGTTGGCGTTAAAACGATATCACATACCTGCTATTGCATATTTAGGAAAAACTTTTTGTGAAGATGAGCCATATCATAATTTTGCAAAGCTTAATCTAAACGTAGCAATTATTATGGATGGGAAAGATACTTTTATCTACAAAAAGAATAAATGTGAATTTTCGGAATTAATGAAAAAAATACAATTGTCTTATCCAATAAACTACTCACAATTCAAGAATTTAAAGAATTTTCGTTCAAGTGAAAAGGGCGAGAGCGATAACGCTCAAGATAATCCACAATGCTTTGTAAATCATCATATAAAAATTGCTGGAACGTATAAGTCCTATGATCATACCTATTTTTGCGAATTTGAACGTTACATAGATATAATTCAAAAAAAGTGCACTTGTGAAGTAAAAAGTTAA
- a CDS encoding VOC family protein, translated as MKLYMSHCVFPSLNINATASYYVESLGFRRVDYLEAKEPHICLYRDSTEIILTQSNGQQVIPNRELYGYGYDAYFITDSQQKLQVEFEKANVKIVRKLQQTDYHNQEFVIEDIDGRWLGFGIKVE; from the coding sequence ATGAAACTATATATGTCTCATTGTGTTTTTCCATCATTAAATATTAACGCTACCGCATCATACTATGTTGAAAGTTTAGGGTTCAGACGAGTTGATTATTTGGAAGCAAAAGAACCACATATTTGTCTATACAGAGATTCTACGGAAATAATATTAACACAATCTAATGGTCAACAGGTGATTCCAAACAGAGAATTATATGGCTATGGTTATGATGCTTATTTCATTACTGACAGCCAACAAAAATTACAAGTAGAGTTTGAAAAAGCTAATGTAAAGATTGTACGCAAGTTGCAACAGACAGATTATCACAATCAAGAATTTGTTATTGAAGATATAGATGGTCGATGGCTTGGATTTGGCATTAAAGTAGAATAA
- a CDS encoding SIR2 family protein, which yields MYKDIFKRILTSSETCSLTFFVGAGISALSKAPKWSDLLSEICKQIDIDPKEKYTSDESLQIPQIYYCSINKDEKKYYSFIQSLFNKHEILPNEIHKKIFDLNPESIITTNFDQLLENAATYYCKGYRVIACDDEIPNINGNKFILKLHGDFKHRNIVFKEEDYLNYSEKFKLTETILKSVFSTNTVVFIGYGLNDYNIKLILNWAKSLLKDKFNKPIFIYTDDKELSASELQYQEDKGLVVIQYQKLLANKSVSNDFSDRYKIVLDSINNASQLDIHGKDEDELFNVLYELVKPLNRFYSLKTQDLQRSLHPYVIVEEDGTILVAPDNKDILKYYIKISEMDIQEKSQLSKDTRQKYDYITSVFSKARVRQLREERSLKKINGIEYEFAESKCIHFDYKGMNKFIQNNSDSLQVKYQKAYYLAKLNKYQESLNLFSEVAKESYYNNDFFLYYLSQVNRNNLISAMKSVNGSLWYFNYYDLNGIEKDERVFEELPVEFQVEYANFKDLNSVNLLYKNSYESFIEGQKLSHSIESNTFEMGFTSSDKVICRINNNLHFLLGNGIYVDEFSEFKNTIKNLMSLLVHKYSVQNKLPIYDDMFSNIAQEKISFDEVDFYCFIEYFGCKEIVELFKKYQIDVLEFSHPEKIEKSIRNLMNYYNYLIKSEATERQRLPLQLKLKNCLALLKYVNLSQKIVNEICNFIFKYEFREILIDDKILFIDSQIHRHKKYSDITKRIISDKLFYYMDMHIKSIQDGNSFELLSSHTGMSYSNLIYYVDPNDKTVCSNKLALRISRILKNEYSQMYKAVYNYYFDYLSTNQKNKIIKWAKLKLKTKFDFGLFAVLIQGKVKINKILIELLKNHLRLVCNQEEKSGIQVYPKRDKFDDLKNVGYWIHIGLLPKKEFEEFIGINDNFDFYYLYEKFNFEKFDITWLFNLYPNTYKSIIENDSVKEKIRKKISEVLMSKTLNDVEQNELTSILLKWFC from the coding sequence ATGTATAAAGATATTTTTAAAAGAATTCTAACGTCATCAGAAACATGCTCTTTAACTTTTTTTGTTGGAGCTGGCATATCAGCTTTATCAAAAGCACCAAAATGGTCGGATTTACTCAGTGAAATTTGCAAACAAATTGATATTGATCCTAAAGAAAAATACACTTCTGATGAAAGTTTGCAAATTCCGCAAATATATTACTGCTCAATAAATAAAGACGAGAAAAAGTATTACTCTTTTATTCAAAGCCTATTTAATAAACATGAAATCCTGCCAAATGAGATTCATAAAAAAATATTTGATCTAAATCCTGAATCCATTATTACAACTAACTTTGACCAACTTCTTGAAAATGCTGCTACTTATTATTGTAAAGGCTATAGAGTAATAGCATGTGATGATGAAATTCCAAATATAAATGGAAATAAATTCATTCTCAAACTTCATGGAGATTTTAAACATAGAAATATTGTGTTTAAAGAAGAGGATTACTTAAATTACAGTGAAAAATTTAAATTAACAGAAACAATTCTTAAATCAGTTTTTTCTACAAATACGGTTGTTTTTATTGGATATGGATTAAATGATTATAACATAAAATTGATATTAAACTGGGCAAAAAGTCTCTTGAAGGATAAATTTAATAAACCAATTTTTATTTATACTGATGACAAAGAATTATCTGCTTCGGAATTACAGTATCAAGAAGATAAAGGCTTGGTCGTCATACAATATCAAAAATTACTTGCTAATAAATCCGTAAGTAATGATTTTTCAGATCGATATAAAATAGTTCTTGATTCAATAAATAATGCATCTCAACTTGATATTCATGGAAAAGACGAAGATGAGCTATTTAATGTTCTTTATGAACTTGTAAAGCCGCTAAATAGATTTTATTCGCTAAAAACTCAAGATCTGCAAAGGTCTCTACACCCTTATGTAATAGTTGAAGAAGATGGTACTATTCTTGTAGCGCCTGATAATAAAGATATTCTTAAATATTACATTAAAATAAGTGAAATGGATATACAAGAAAAAAGCCAACTTTCAAAGGACACTCGCCAAAAATATGATTATATTACTTCTGTTTTTTCTAAGGCAAGAGTTCGACAATTAAGAGAAGAAAGGTCATTAAAAAAAATAAACGGAATAGAATATGAATTTGCAGAATCAAAGTGTATTCATTTTGATTATAAGGGAATGAATAAATTTATTCAAAATAATTCTGATTCTTTACAGGTGAAATATCAAAAAGCATATTATCTGGCAAAACTGAATAAGTACCAAGAATCTTTAAATTTGTTTTCAGAGGTAGCGAAAGAATCATATTACAATAATGATTTTTTCCTCTATTACTTATCTCAGGTCAATAGAAATAATCTTATATCGGCAATGAAAAGTGTTAATGGTAGTTTGTGGTATTTTAATTATTATGATTTAAATGGAATCGAAAAAGATGAAAGAGTTTTCGAGGAACTTCCGGTTGAATTTCAGGTTGAATATGCAAATTTTAAAGATTTGAATTCCGTAAATTTATTGTATAAAAACTCTTATGAATCATTTATTGAAGGGCAAAAGTTATCGCACTCTATTGAGTCAAATACATTTGAAATGGGATTTACAAGTAGTGATAAAGTGATTTGTCGAATAAATAATAATCTACATTTTTTACTCGGGAATGGTATTTATGTGGATGAATTTTCTGAGTTTAAGAATACCATTAAAAATCTCATGTCACTACTTGTGCACAAATATTCAGTGCAAAACAAGTTGCCTATATATGATGACATGTTCAGCAATATTGCACAAGAGAAAATATCATTTGATGAAGTTGATTTTTATTGTTTTATTGAATATTTTGGTTGTAAGGAAATAGTAGAACTATTCAAGAAATATCAAATAGACGTTCTCGAATTTTCTCATCCAGAAAAAATAGAGAAATCTATTCGAAATTTAATGAATTATTATAATTATTTGATAAAAAGTGAAGCTACTGAAAGACAAAGACTTCCGTTACAATTAAAACTTAAAAATTGTTTAGCCCTTTTGAAATATGTTAATTTATCTCAAAAAATAGTGAATGAGATTTGCAACTTTATTTTCAAATATGAGTTTAGAGAAATACTGATAGATGATAAGATATTGTTTATTGATTCACAAATACACCGCCACAAAAAATATAGTGACATCACAAAACGAATTATTAGTGACAAATTATTTTATTATATGGATATGCATATTAAATCTATACAGGATGGGAATTCCTTTGAATTGCTTTCGTCGCATACAGGTATGAGCTATAGCAATTTAATATACTATGTTGATCCCAATGATAAAACAGTTTGTTCCAATAAATTAGCTTTGCGTATTTCTCGCATCTTGAAAAATGAATATAGCCAGATGTACAAAGCAGTATATAATTATTACTTTGATTACTTATCAACAAATCAAAAAAATAAGATAATTAAATGGGCTAAGTTAAAACTCAAAACAAAATTTGATTTTGGATTATTTGCAGTTCTAATTCAAGGAAAAGTGAAAATCAATAAGATACTTATAGAGCTATTAAAAAACCATTTAAGATTAGTATGCAATCAGGAGGAAAAATCAGGGATTCAGGTATATCCCAAAAGAGATAAATTTGATGACTTAAAAAATGTTGGATACTGGATACATATTGGGTTATTACCCAAGAAAGAATTTGAAGAATTTATAGGTATAAACGATAATTTTGATTTTTATTATTTATATGAGAAATTCAATTTTGAAAAATTTGATATTACTTGGCTTTTTAACTTATATCCCAATACATATAAATCTATAATAGAAAATGATAGTGTTAAAGAAAAAATACGAAAGAAAATCTCAGAAGTATTAATGTCAAAAACTTTAAATGATGTTGAACAAAATGAATTAACATCCATATTGTTAAAGTGGTTTTGCTAA
- a CDS encoding class I SAM-dependent methyltransferase: MTILKGLEWTFNTQAEKYEKMRPGYVSELYDDIFKLVNLNSNSNVIEIGIGGGQATLPILKTGCNLTAVEYGENLAKVCCEKFKDYHNFLTIVSKFEDTSFENNLYDLIFSASAFHWVPEEIGYRKVFDLLKSGGVFARFANHPYCDKGNLILSEEIDRIYAMYYYKFYNKKHETLKEYNEQYASNRADIAKKYGFIDISYKLYHRTRTFTSKEYIELLGTYSDHIAIEENIRNKFFSEIETVIDDFGGQITIYDTIDLQLARKP, from the coding sequence ATGACTATACTGAAAGGTCTTGAGTGGACTTTTAATACTCAAGCAGAAAAATACGAAAAGATGCGACCAGGCTATGTTTCAGAATTATATGACGATATCTTCAAATTAGTAAACCTTAACTCGAACAGCAATGTGATTGAAATAGGCATCGGGGGCGGACAAGCAACACTTCCAATATTGAAAACAGGGTGCAATTTAACGGCTGTTGAGTATGGTGAAAATTTAGCTAAAGTTTGCTGCGAGAAATTTAAAGATTATCATAATTTTTTAACTATTGTCAGTAAATTTGAGGATACTTCTTTTGAAAATAATTTATATGACTTGATATTTTCAGCATCAGCCTTTCATTGGGTACCAGAAGAAATAGGATACCGTAAAGTTTTTGATTTGCTTAAGAGTGGCGGTGTGTTTGCCAGATTTGCGAATCATCCCTATTGCGATAAGGGTAATCTGATTTTATCAGAAGAAATTGACCGCATCTATGCAATGTACTACTACAAATTTTATAATAAGAAACACGAAACACTAAAGGAATATAACGAGCAATATGCTTCAAATAGAGCAGATATAGCAAAAAAATATGGGTTTATAGATATATCCTATAAGTTATATCACAGAACAAGAACTTTTACTTCAAAAGAATATATTGAATTGCTTGGTACTTATTCAGACCATATAGCTATTGAAGAAAACATAAGAAATAAATTTTTTTCTGAAATTGAAACTGTTATAGATGATTTTGGTGGACAAATTACAATATATGATACCATTGATTTGCAGTTAGCAAGAAAACCTTGA
- a CDS encoding helix-turn-helix domain-containing protein, giving the protein MKYIKLPNKIFLMNLSPIDILVFAGLKYLDKHNNNQVIAKAQNIALACGLHRNSVTKAIKSLEEKRIIRKVNRYSDKGYRISNSYYLASVSKKYFLLPVSIFTYNLTPSTFAVYCYILKCSAHHSKRAFPSLKKIAAHTGVCLDTAITAIKALLSNGLINKEYYVTIENDFGCNNYTVLTVLIRVKGYIKKKVARLFSQMRTTIKTSITLMIQHSFHPVNTFHIFSVLKNRKLYLFYLGVLEKMCNIY; this is encoded by the coding sequence ATGAAATACATAAAGCTACCTAATAAAATATTTTTAATGAACCTATCCCCTATTGACATTCTTGTATTTGCCGGGCTTAAATATCTAGATAAACATAACAATAACCAGGTTATTGCAAAAGCACAGAACATTGCTCTAGCTTGTGGTTTGCACCGCAATAGCGTTACCAAAGCTATTAAAAGTCTTGAAGAAAAAAGGATAATTCGTAAAGTAAATAGATACTCAGATAAAGGCTACAGAATATCAAACAGTTACTATCTTGCAAGCGTTAGCAAAAAATACTTTTTATTGCCTGTTAGCATATTTACATATAATCTTACTCCGTCAACTTTTGCTGTATATTGCTATATTCTGAAATGCTCTGCTCATCATTCAAAGAGAGCTTTCCCTAGTCTCAAAAAAATAGCAGCACATACAGGAGTTTGCTTAGATACTGCTATAACTGCTATAAAAGCATTATTATCTAACGGGCTAATTAACAAGGAATACTATGTAACTATAGAAAATGACTTTGGCTGCAACAACTACACTGTTCTTACTGTATTGATAAGGGTAAAAGGCTATATAAAAAAGAAAGTTGCACGCCTATTCTCACAAATGCGTACAACTATCAAAACTTCCATTACGCTTATGATACAGCATAGTTTTCATCCTGTCAATACATTCCATATTTTTTCTGTATTGAAAAATCGTAAGCTTTATTTATTTTATTTAGGGGTACTCGAAAAAATGTGCAACATATATTAA
- a CDS encoding NUDIX hydrolase, with product MDKNHFASVAGVVINENKDILLIKSPLRGWEFPGGMVEPGETLQGALKREIFEESGIKIDIIGFIGICKNTARDIINVDFCCKYISGKLTASSESSEVRWFSKDEAVMAVENELTKKRLKNMLSHSTKISCFSFTKEPFTVSEDECFKVGL from the coding sequence ATGGATAAAAACCATTTTGCGTCAGTAGCAGGTGTGGTAATAAATGAAAATAAAGATATTTTGTTAATTAAAAGTCCTTTGCGTGGTTGGGAGTTCCCCGGTGGTATGGTTGAACCTGGTGAAACATTACAAGGAGCATTAAAAAGAGAAATATTTGAAGAAAGCGGTATAAAGATAGACATAATAGGTTTTATCGGTATCTGCAAAAACACAGCAAGGGATATTATCAATGTTGACTTTTGTTGTAAATATATAAGTGGTAAATTAACTGCCAGTTCTGAAAGCAGTGAGGTTCGCTGGTTTTCCAAAGACGAAGCAGTGATGGCTGTTGAAAATGAACTTACAAAAAAGAGACTAAAAAATATGTTATCGCACAGCACGAAAATTTCATGCTTTTCGTTCACCAAAGAACCATTTACAGTAAGTGAAGATGAATGTTTTAAAGTAGGATTATGA